In Bubalus kerabau isolate K-KA32 ecotype Philippines breed swamp buffalo chromosome 4, PCC_UOA_SB_1v2, whole genome shotgun sequence, one DNA window encodes the following:
- the RAB14 gene encoding ras-related protein Rab-14 isoform X2 codes for MATAPYNYSYIFKYIIIVMADCPHTIGVEFGTRIIEVSGQKIKLQIWDTAGQERFRAVTRSYYRGAAGALMVYDITRRSTYNHLSSWLTDARNLTNPNTVIILIGNKADLEAQRDVTYEEAKQFAEENGLLFLEASAKTGENVEDAFLEAAKKIYQNIQDGSLDLNAAESGVQHKPSAPQGGRLTSEPQPQREGCGC; via the exons ATGGCAACTGCCCCGTACAACTACTCCTacatctttaaatatattattattg TTATGGCTGACTGTCCTCACACAATTGGTGTTGAATTTGGTACAAGAATAATTGAAGTTAGTGGCCAAAAAATCAAACTGCAGATCTGGGATACGGCGGGACAGGAGAGGTTCAGAGCAGTTACCCGAAGCTACTACAGAGGTGCCGCGGGAGCACTGATGGTGTACGACATCACCAG AAGAAGTACATATAATCACTTAAGCAGCTGGTTGACAGATGCAAGGAATCTCACCAATCCAAATACT GTGATAATCCTCATAGGGAATAAAGCAGATCTGGAGGCTCAGAGGGATGTGACGTATGAGGAAGCCAAACagtttgctgaagaaaatg gtttattGTTCCTTGAAGCAAGTGCAAAAAC GGGAGAGAACGTAGAAGATGCTTTCCTTGAGGCTGCCAAGAAGATCTATCAGAACATTCAGGATGGAAGCTTGGATCTGAACGCCGCCGAGTCGGGTGTACAGCACAAACCTTCAGCCCCACAGGGGGGCCGGCTAACCAGCGAGCCCCAGCCCCAGAGGGAAGGCTGCGGCTGCTAG
- the RAB14 gene encoding ras-related protein Rab-14 isoform X1, translated as MATAPYNYSYIFKYIIIGDMGVGKSCLLHQFTEKKFMADCPHTIGVEFGTRIIEVSGQKIKLQIWDTAGQERFRAVTRSYYRGAAGALMVYDITRRSTYNHLSSWLTDARNLTNPNTVIILIGNKADLEAQRDVTYEEAKQFAEENGLLFLEASAKTGENVEDAFLEAAKKIYQNIQDGSLDLNAAESGVQHKPSAPQGGRLTSEPQPQREGCGC; from the exons ATGGCAACTGCCCCGTACAACTACTCCTacatctttaaatatattattattg GGGACATGGGAGTAGGAAAGTCCTGCTTGCTTCACCAGTTTACAGAGAAAAAGT TTATGGCTGACTGTCCTCACACAATTGGTGTTGAATTTGGTACAAGAATAATTGAAGTTAGTGGCCAAAAAATCAAACTGCAGATCTGGGATACGGCGGGACAGGAGAGGTTCAGAGCAGTTACCCGAAGCTACTACAGAGGTGCCGCGGGAGCACTGATGGTGTACGACATCACCAG AAGAAGTACATATAATCACTTAAGCAGCTGGTTGACAGATGCAAGGAATCTCACCAATCCAAATACT GTGATAATCCTCATAGGGAATAAAGCAGATCTGGAGGCTCAGAGGGATGTGACGTATGAGGAAGCCAAACagtttgctgaagaaaatg gtttattGTTCCTTGAAGCAAGTGCAAAAAC GGGAGAGAACGTAGAAGATGCTTTCCTTGAGGCTGCCAAGAAGATCTATCAGAACATTCAGGATGGAAGCTTGGATCTGAACGCCGCCGAGTCGGGTGTACAGCACAAACCTTCAGCCCCACAGGGGGGCCGGCTAACCAGCGAGCCCCAGCCCCAGAGGGAAGGCTGCGGCTGCTAG